The DNA segment CGATATGATGGACGGTTAATTCGCGCAGGTTAGAGTAAACAAATTCGCGAGAGCATCGCCCGCATACCCACGGAAATAATTTGAGCGCCTTTTCACGATAGCCGTTTTCCAGCCGCGTATAGTTTTTAGGGATAATCGCCATAGTGACTCTGTATCTGCGTTGAATGTAGGGTTATGAGCAAGTTTAACACTCTGCGTACCCCATTGCCCGTGAAGGATGCAGAAGCCCGCTTAACCACAGGCTTTTTTAGCGATAAAAAAATCCCGGCCATGCGACCGGGATTCCAGTAATAACGTGACTGCGTGATTAAGGCAGAATAGACGGCTGATCCGCCCCTTCTTTCTCAACTTTCTGCTGCAACATATGCTCGCGCTTCATGCCCAGCTTCAGCGCCAGCGCCGAGGCCACGTAGATCGACGATGCCGTACCGATAGAAACACCGATCAGCATGGTCAGAGAGAAGCCTTCCAGTACCGGCCCGCCGAAGAGGTACAGCATCAGAATCACCACTAACGTCGTCCCGGAGGTGATCAACGTACGGTGCAGCGTCTGGGTCAACGACACGTTAAAGATTTCGTAAGGCGTCCCGCGACGAATTTTGCGGAAGTTTTCACGAATACGGTCAGATACCACGATACTGTCGTTCAGCGAGTAACCGATAACCGACATCAACGATGCAACGATCGTCAGGTCGATCTCAATATGGAACAACGACAGAATCCCTAAGGTGATAATCACGTCGTGCGCCAGCGCGATAACCACCCCCGCCGCCAGTCGCCACTCAAAGCGGAAACCGACATAAATGAGGATAGAGATCAGCGCAACAATCAGCGCCATCGCACCGGTTTGCGCCAGATCGGCGCCCACGCTCGGCCCGACAAACTCAATACGCTTCACGGCGGCGTTCTGGCTGGTGGCTTCGTTAATGACACTCAGCACCTTGCTACCCAGCACCTGACCGCCGTCTTCACCTTCCGTCGGCGGCATACGCACCATAATGTCGTGGCTGCTACCGAAGTTCTGCAACAGCGGCTCAGCAAAGCCCGCTTTTTCCAGCGCATCGCGCATCACGTCCATTTCGGCCGGTTTTTCCAGCGTGATTTCGATAACCGTACCACCGGTAAAATCGAGACCCCAGTTAAAACCGCGCACGCCCATCACCACGATGGCCGCAATCAGCAGGAAGCCAGAGATGCCGAAAGCCCAGTAGTCCCAGCGCATAAAGTCATAGACTTTACGGCCGTGGTTCAATTGTTCAACAGTATATTCCTGTGCCACATCGCACTCCTCAGATTGACAGCTTGTTGATGCGTTTGCCGCCATACAACAGGTTTACGATGGCACGCGTACCGACAATCGCGGTAAACATCGACGTCGCCACACCGATACCGGTAGTAATCGCGAACCCTTTAATTGCCCCGGTGCCGACTGCGTACAGGATGATGACTTTAATCAGCGTGGTGATGTTCGCATCGAAGATGGAACTGAACGCGCCTTTATAACCTTCATCAATCGCCTGCTGAACCGTACGCCCGTTGCTCAACTCTTCTTTAATACGTTCGTTGATCAGTACGTTGGCGTCGACCGCCACCGCAAGGGTTAGCACGATACCGGCAATCCCCGGCATACTCAGCGTGGCCCCCGGCAGCAGCGACATGATACCGACAATCAATACCAGGTTGGCCACCAGCGCGCTTGTCGCAATCAGACCGAACTTCTTGTAGAAGAAGATCATGAACAGGATGGAGACCACCAGACCGGCCAGACACGCTTCCAGGCCCTGTTTGATGTTCTGCATACCCAGCGTCGGGCCGATAGTCCGTTCTTCAACAATCTGAATCGGCGCAATCAGCGCACCGGCGCGCAGCAGCAGAGAGAGCTGGCGGGCTTCGTTCGGGTTGTTGATACCGGTAATACGGAAGCTGTTGCCCAGGCGAGACTGGATGTTGGCGATGTTAATCACCTCTTCCTGCTTCACCAGTACCGCACGGCCGTTGGCATCTTTCTTACCGCTGTCTTTGTACTCCACAAACAAGGTCGCCATCGGCTTGCCGATATTGTCTTTGGTGAAGTTAGACATGATGTTGCCACCTGCGCTATCCAGCGAGATGTTAACCTGCGGTTGGTTGTATTCGTCCTGGCTGGAAGTGGAGTCGGTGATATGGTCACCGGTCAGGATCACGCGTTTGTACAGCACAACCGGCTGGCCTTCGCGCGTCTGTTTCACTTCCGAGTCACCCGGTACGCGCCCGGATGCCGCCGCAGACTGGTCAACATTGGTGTTTACCAGACGGAATTCGAGGGTCGCGGTAGCGCCCAGAATCTCTTTCGCACGCGCGGTATCCTGAATACCCGGCAGCTCAACGACGATGCGATCCGCACCCTGACGCTGGACAACCGGCTCAGCCACGCCCAATTGGTTTACACGGTTACGCAGAATGTTGATGTTCTGCTGAACGGCATATTCACGCGCTTCGCTCAGACGCGCATCAGACATGACCGCACGCAGCACCGTATTGCCCTGGCTGGTAATCACCAGATCGCGGTGACGCCCGCTCAGATAAGAGATCGCTTCATCACGCGCTTTGTTATCGCGGAACGTGATGCTCAGACCGTAGTTATCTTCTTTGCGAACAGTGGTATAAGGAATGCCTTTTTCACGCAGGTCGCTGCGCAGGCTATCGATATTTTGCTCCTGAAGCTTACCTAACGCGGTGTCCATATCCACTTCCATCAGGAAGTGAACGCCGCCACGCAGGTCAAGGCCAAGTTTCATCGGCTCGGCTTTAATGGCCGCCAGCCAACGAGGCGTTGCCGGAGCAAGGTTAAGCGCCACGACGTATTTATCACCCAGCACGCCAACCAGCGCTTCACGGGCGCGCAGCTGGATGTCGGTGGTGTCGAAGCGCGCAAGAATAGCGCCCTCTTCCAGAGCCACAGACTTAGCGGTAATTTTTTCTTCTTGTAACGTTTTCTGGACCTGGATCAGCGTTTGCTCACTGGCGGCGACGCCGCGCGCGCCAGTGATTTGAACAGCCGGATCCTCACCATACAGGTTGGGAAGTGCGTAAAGCAGGCCGACGACAATCACGACGACCAGCATGATGTACTTCCACAAAGGATAACGGTTTAACACGGCAGTTCCCTTTGGGAAAACAATAGATTACAGCGCCTTCATAGTGCCTTTCGGCAGAACGGCAGCTACGAAGTCACGTTTGATAACCACTTCAGTGGTGTCATTCAGCGCGATAACGATGTAGCCGGATTCCGCTACTTTCGTTACACGACCCACCAGGCCACCGTTAGTCAGCACTTCATCGCCTTTTGCGATGGAGCTCATCAGGTTTTTGTGTTCTTTGGTGCGCTTCTGCTGTGGACGCAGGATCATGAAGTAGAAAATCAGACCAAACACCACCAGCATCAAAATCAGAGACATCGGGCTGCCCTGCGCCGGAGCACCTGTTGCCGCTACCGCATCAGAAATAAAAAAGCTCA comes from the Citrobacter koseri ATCC BAA-895 genome and includes:
- the secF gene encoding protein translocase subunit SecF gives rise to the protein MAQEYTVEQLNHGRKVYDFMRWDYWAFGISGFLLIAAIVVMGVRGFNWGLDFTGGTVIEITLEKPAEMDVMRDALEKAGFAEPLLQNFGSSHDIMVRMPPTEGEDGGQVLGSKVLSVINEATSQNAAVKRIEFVGPSVGADLAQTGAMALIVALISILIYVGFRFEWRLAAGVVIALAHDVIITLGILSLFHIEIDLTIVASLMSVIGYSLNDSIVVSDRIRENFRKIRRGTPYEIFNVSLTQTLHRTLITSGTTLVVILMLYLFGGPVLEGFSLTMLIGVSIGTASSIYVASALALKLGMKREHMLQQKVEKEGADQPSILP
- the yajC gene encoding preprotein translocase subunit YajC translates to MSFFISDAVAATGAPAQGSPMSLILMLVVFGLIFYFMILRPQQKRTKEHKNLMSSIAKGDEVLTNGGLVGRVTKVAESGYIVIALNDTTEVVIKRDFVAAVLPKGTMKAL
- the secD gene encoding protein translocase subunit SecD yields the protein MLNRYPLWKYIMLVVVIVVGLLYALPNLYGEDPAVQITGARGVAASEQTLIQVQKTLQEEKITAKSVALEEGAILARFDTTDIQLRAREALVGVLGDKYVVALNLAPATPRWLAAIKAEPMKLGLDLRGGVHFLMEVDMDTALGKLQEQNIDSLRSDLREKGIPYTTVRKEDNYGLSITFRDNKARDEAISYLSGRHRDLVITSQGNTVLRAVMSDARLSEAREYAVQQNINILRNRVNQLGVAEPVVQRQGADRIVVELPGIQDTARAKEILGATATLEFRLVNTNVDQSAAASGRVPGDSEVKQTREGQPVVLYKRVILTGDHITDSTSSQDEYNQPQVNISLDSAGGNIMSNFTKDNIGKPMATLFVEYKDSGKKDANGRAVLVKQEEVINIANIQSRLGNSFRITGINNPNEARQLSLLLRAGALIAPIQIVEERTIGPTLGMQNIKQGLEACLAGLVVSILFMIFFYKKFGLIATSALVANLVLIVGIMSLLPGATLSMPGIAGIVLTLAVAVDANVLINERIKEELSNGRTVQQAIDEGYKGAFSSIFDANITTLIKVIILYAVGTGAIKGFAITTGIGVATSMFTAIVGTRAIVNLLYGGKRINKLSI